From the Lytechinus variegatus isolate NC3 chromosome 5, Lvar_3.0, whole genome shotgun sequence genome, the window GTGTTTCTAGATTTAGGCTGGATCTGCAAAACATGTCCGCCGCTCCGTCGATCGTCTATATAGCGCACGCGTATCGTGCATGCACCTAGTTAGCGATCTGTGCATaaatgtacggtacagtatacaaaatgcgcatccaacgagcgtcggcgctagctagggccctgcactgattttcatttgcaagtggtcttaagttggtgggacttcggcgcaacccgataaatgaagttgatatcactaagatgagttcatggagtgtattatttttttctgaatatttccatttaatttttccacgcatgtcgctgaaattttacgcatggttccacttggtctccatttccgcacgcatggtgttcgaaccatgcgtattatacactggcgagaacgctgctaCTAAGTTAGAACTCTAAATTTCTTGACACTTTAAGATACCTTCATGCATGCACACTGAATATCAACATAGATTCAGTAAACCAAATCAATTGTTATAGGTTTTGTTGTGTTCAGTGAGAACTACTTAGAGGGTAAAAGTGAATTTAGATAAAGCTAGCTGCTGCATGTATAAACTGATACTGGAACTCAAtctcacatgtacatgtatctagcagtgtgaaaaaaagggaaggggattttttaatttttattatgaatgaaaaatcatcgcactacatgtataattcattAGTAATGCATCATAACTTGATGGAGTCAGTTGCTGTATGTCCTTCTTTTCTTGTACTTTCAAATGAACATTGATTTAGATCTGTGGTCAATAATTTCAGTCATcgaaatacatatacatgtacatgtaattgctaTATGATGGTAGAGTTCATAAGTGCACCCAATGCTAGCAAAcaagctacatacatgtatagttgaGGCCATAAGTTTACATACatccaggaaattcaaagaaaagttgacacttgccaaacatcataaaatttactgtatcttgtGCTATTGTgacgaatttgatatcaaacaaatgagtatgtcacgccccttcatcacattgctttgtcattaggagctgaaaaatatttaggtgtcattttcccccaaaaatcTTAATATTTTAGACAAACTAAAagtaaaaacttgacaaaaacattttgtatttgtgctagttacttctcaacacacactaacatttcagattacatttttttgttcagtggtgacatatcatgataatttaaatgtatttataaatcatagatttgacatatttctatgaaacaatgtttgaaaatataatacatttggccaaaatattactttattcagagaaaattccacctgaaatatactttaatcccaACGGCATCCCACTCATGTGAAAGAGCTTaatatgctctttcatttgTTACCAAATTCTTCATggtattattcatatttctgtagatataataaattttaagatgtttggcaagcaaacaaatttcactaaattccatgggtgtatgtaaacttttggcctcaactgtacatATTTGTCAGCAGCCATGTCATGTCTGCATGTATTGTGACAAATTCTACAAAAGTACGTACAGGGGTACAGGGCTCTGTTCATTAAGTGTTAACTATTTGAAAATAACCATTCTGTgaatatcaaacacattatttttatgaattcatgatattgtgaaatataaaaaaactgaATGACCGTCACGTACGTATGCTTGTTTTATTGCAGTAATCTGAAAGACACAGGTCTGGAAATGTCAAGAACAGCCAAGTGGACTGTGCGGCTTTCTGCTCCCCAAGAATCTCCAGTCCTGGGATCAATGCGGAAACGGTCCACAAACTATCATGAGTATGACCGAAGGCGACAGAAACAAAGAAGAGATGCTCTTAGAAAAGACGATAGTGAGGCAGCTAAAGTTAAGAaggagatggagagagaagcTGCACGAATCCGGCAGCAGAGGAGGCGACAGAAGCTGAAAGAGCAAGGAGCATCGAGCCAAGGAAAGAAACAAGTCCTGCAAGCGAAAAAGGCGGATCCCGGATCTCGAAAAGCTTACTTCAGAGAATATCGAAGAAAGTGGAGAGCTTCAATTTCAGTAGAGAAGCAGCAGACtattaaagaaaaggaaagagaaaagtatAGAAAGAAAAGGCAGAATAGAAATAGAGAGATGAGAGAGGAGACTGAAGTTTGCCTTGATAAAGTGGAATCTGGTCTTGCCTTGGAAAATGATGCAGAGTCTGAATACGGGAAAGAAGTATCTGAATCGAAAGATCAAGATCAAAGAAGAGATTTAGATGCTATTTTCCTGAAGCAGAGTCTGCATGAGAATACAGAGACACACCCAGAGTATGAGGTCTATCGTGTGATCCATGTAAAAGAAGAAACTCCTGAGTCTGCCTTTCTCGATGAGATGGAATGGCGTAAGCTTGAAGAATCACATCAGAACAGGAAACCAGATGCGACTTATGAAGAGCAGAGAGTGGATGAGAATACAGAGACACAACGGTGTGAGAATCAAGTGTGTCACATCCATATTAAAGAGGAATCTCCTGATCTTGC encodes:
- the LOC121415084 gene encoding trichohyalin-like, encoding MSRTAKWTVRLSAPQESPVLGSMRKRSTNYHEYDRRRQKQRRDALRKDDSEAAKVKKEMEREAARIRQQRRRQKLKEQGASSQGKKQVLQAKKADPGSRKAYFREYRRKWRASISVEKQQTIKEKEREKYRKKRQNRNREMREETEVCLDKVESGLALENDAESEYGKEVSESKDQDQRRDLDAIFLKQSLHENTETHPEYEVYRVIHVKEETPESAFLDEMEWRKLEESHQNRKPDATYEEQRVDENTETQRCENQVCHIHIKEESPDLAFPISIVESDHRTHKAKEQKQGRDSEESHPRHVQVKQMVSKLVKHQKKKYLEQVLCIQRDRQNL